A stretch of Lathyrus oleraceus cultivar Zhongwan6 chromosome 6, CAAS_Psat_ZW6_1.0, whole genome shotgun sequence DNA encodes these proteins:
- the LOC127096092 gene encoding uncharacterized protein LOC127096092: protein MASKFILKCLVIVSLVMSLALTGTLGGIECENLSNETCSFAVSSSSKRCVLEKHVKRSGEEAYTCKTSNIKSDKLKDHIESDQCIKVCNLDRLSLGISSNALLEYRFIEKLCSPRCYKSCPNVVDLYFNLAASVGVFLPSFCDMDNV from the exons ATGGCTTCTAAATTTATCTTAAAGTGTTTGGTTATAGTCTCCCTTGTCATGTCTCTAGCCCTTACAGGCACTCTCG GAGGAATAGAATGTGAGAATTTAAGCAACGAAACATGTTCATTTGCTGTTTCATCTAGCAGCAAAAGGTGTGTCCTAGAGAAACATGTGAAAAGATCAGGGGAAGAAGCATACACATGCAAGACATCAAATATTAAATCTGATAAACTAAAAGATCACATCGAAAGCGACCAATGCATAAAAGTTTGTAATTTAGACAGATTATCACTTGGAATTTCATCAAATGCACTTCTGGAATATCGTTTCATAGAGAAGCTATGTTCTCCACGGTGTTACAAGAGTTGTCCAAATGTTGTTGATCTTTACTTCAACCTAGCAGCTAGTGTAGGGGTGTTTCTTCCTAGCTTTTGTGATATGGATAATGTTTGA